A stretch of the Leptotrichia sp. oral taxon 223 genome encodes the following:
- a CDS encoding ATP-binding protein yields MIERKIYFEKIKPFIDKDIIKVLTGIRRSGKSVMLKLIMKELKKNGVDENQFIYINFENLRNRHLCYADTLNEYILEKAENTQEKCYLFLDEIQEVKEWEKCINSLRTEDKQFDIYITGSNAKLLSGELATYLAGRYIEVEIYPFSFKEFCSIYQNINQNISKEEMFEKYVKLGGMPFLHNLNYEAESSMQYLKDIYSSIILKDITQRNNIRNTELLEQIINYIVMNIGNTFSANSISKYFKSENRKVAVDTVLNYIKACENAFLIHKVPRYEIQGKEVLNVSEKYYIADHGIREAILETNERDINQIFENIVYMELLRKGYNIKIGKLNNLEIDFVCTKTNNEKIYIQVAYLLASEDTIKREFLPFEKINDNYPKYVISMDRFDMSRNGIKHLNIIDFLLKD; encoded by the coding sequence ATGATAGAAAGAAAAATTTATTTTGAAAAAATTAAGCCCTTTATAGATAAAGATATTATCAAAGTTTTGACAGGAATTAGGAGAAGCGGTAAATCTGTAATGTTAAAATTGATTATGAAAGAATTGAAAAAAAACGGTGTTGACGAAAATCAATTTATTTATATCAATTTTGAAAATTTAAGAAATAGACATCTTTGCTATGCAGATACATTGAATGAATATATATTGGAAAAAGCAGAAAATACTCAAGAAAAATGCTATTTATTTTTGGATGAAATTCAGGAAGTAAAAGAATGGGAAAAGTGTATAAATTCATTAAGAACAGAGGATAAGCAATTTGATATTTATATAACAGGTTCCAATGCTAAACTATTATCGGGAGAACTTGCAACTTACCTTGCAGGAAGATATATTGAAGTTGAAATTTATCCTTTTTCATTTAAAGAGTTTTGTTCAATATACCAAAATATAAATCAAAATATTTCAAAAGAAGAAATGTTTGAAAAGTATGTCAAACTAGGTGGAATGCCATTTTTACATAATTTAAATTATGAAGCGGAATCAAGCATGCAATATTTAAAAGATATATATTCATCAATAATATTAAAAGATATTACTCAAAGAAACAATATAAGAAATACTGAATTATTAGAGCAAATCATCAATTACATTGTAATGAACATTGGGAATACATTTTCTGCAAATTCAATTTCAAAATATTTCAAAAGCGAAAATAGAAAAGTTGCAGTAGATACTGTGCTAAATTACATAAAAGCCTGTGAAAACGCATTTCTGATTCACAAAGTCCCTCGTTATGAAATACAAGGTAAAGAAGTTCTAAATGTGAGTGAAAAATATTATATTGCAGACCATGGAATAAGAGAAGCAATTTTGGAAACAAACGAAAGAGATATAAATCAAATTTTTGAAAATATTGTATACATGGAATTATTGCGAAAAGGCTATAACATAAAAATCGGAAAATTGAATAATTTAGAAATAGATTTTGTCTGTACAAAAACAAATAATGAAAAAATTTATATTCAGGTAGCATATTTACTTGCCTCTGAAGACACTATAAAAAGGGAATTTTTACCATTTGAAAAAATTAATGATAATTATCCCAAATATGTAATTTCTATGGACAGGTTTGATATGTCAAGAAACGGGATAAAACATTTGAATATTATTGATTTTTTATTGAAAGACTAA
- the trpD gene encoding anthranilate phosphoribosyltransferase gives MILMIDNYDSFVFNVEQYLKEMTDDEVITVRNDAITIDDIKKINPSKIIFSPGPKHPKDSGICLEILNNTDELGNIPILGICLGHQAIGMNFGGEIKRLENPLHGKTSEITVLSENSVLFKNLPKKFKVMRYHSLYVDDIPEDLEVTAKSEDGIAMAVEHKSKNIFGIQFHPESIFTEYGKNTIRNFLNIEVSETLQNNENSKNTKEKGNFIDMNKYLKKLQENIALTDTDFREICKIIDSKNYDIVQLGALLVLISEKSLYPESLTAFVKNILEYSTTFEDETPMIDVCGTGGDGFKTINISTAVAFILGAMGINVAKHGNRAISSKSGSSDVLDKLEVPLENSLANQIEKLHVKNLAFFHAPFFHKLIGEVREVRSRLGIRTVFNILGPLLHPNTKLKYQLVGLYHEPVHRLYAETLQLLGRKHALAVRGNDGLDEITICDDTRIIEVKGEQILEYTISPESFGFKRAFHSEIKGETPEENAEILVKILKGEEKSAKFDIVVLNAMFALYTADVVDHPAEAKEMILEAIKSGKVYEFYKDYVKITK, from the coding sequence ATGATTTTGATGATTGACAATTATGATTCTTTTGTATTTAATGTTGAGCAGTATTTGAAGGAAATGACAGATGATGAAGTTATTACTGTTAGAAATGACGCAATAACAATTGATGATATAAAAAAAATAAATCCTAGTAAAATAATTTTTTCTCCAGGTCCAAAACATCCAAAGGACAGCGGAATTTGCCTAGAAATTTTAAATAATACTGATGAACTGGGGAATATTCCAATTTTAGGAATTTGTCTTGGACACCAGGCAATTGGAATGAATTTTGGTGGGGAAATAAAAAGGCTTGAAAACCCATTACATGGTAAAACTTCAGAAATTACAGTTTTATCCGAGAATTCTGTATTATTTAAAAACTTACCAAAAAAATTTAAAGTTATGAGGTATCATTCGCTTTATGTTGATGATATTCCAGAAGATCTTGAAGTTACGGCAAAGTCTGAGGATGGGATTGCAATGGCTGTGGAACACAAAAGTAAAAATATTTTTGGAATTCAGTTTCATCCAGAATCAATTTTTACTGAATATGGAAAAAATACGATACGAAACTTCTTGAATATTGAAGTTTCAGAAACTTTGCAAAATAATGAAAATTCTAAAAATACTAAAGAGAAAGGAAATTTTATAGATATGAATAAATATTTAAAAAAATTACAGGAAAATATCGCATTAACAGATACTGATTTTCGTGAAATCTGTAAAATTATTGATAGTAAAAATTATGACATTGTACAACTTGGAGCCTTGCTTGTACTAATTTCGGAAAAAAGCCTTTATCCTGAATCGCTTACAGCATTTGTGAAAAATATTCTAGAATATAGCACAACTTTTGAAGATGAAACTCCAATGATTGATGTTTGCGGAACTGGTGGAGATGGATTCAAGACGATAAATATTTCAACAGCTGTGGCATTTATTCTGGGAGCAATGGGAATAAATGTCGCAAAACACGGAAACCGTGCAATCTCAAGTAAAAGTGGAAGCAGTGATGTACTTGACAAACTAGAAGTACCTCTTGAAAATTCGCTTGCAAATCAAATTGAAAAACTGCACGTAAAAAATCTTGCTTTCTTTCATGCTCCATTTTTTCATAAATTAATTGGAGAAGTGCGAGAAGTTAGAAGCCGTCTTGGAATAAGAACTGTATTTAACATTTTAGGTCCACTGCTTCACCCAAACACAAAATTAAAATACCAATTGGTTGGACTTTACCACGAGCCTGTACACAGATTGTACGCTGAAACATTACAATTACTGGGAAGAAAGCATGCATTAGCTGTTCGAGGAAATGATGGGCTTGATGAAATCACGATTTGCGATGATACAAGAATTATAGAAGTAAAAGGTGAACAAATTCTTGAATATACAATATCTCCTGAAAGTTTTGGCTTTAAACGGGCTTTTCATTCTGAAATTAAAGGCGAAACTCCAGAGGAAAATGCTGAAATTTTGGTGAAAATCTTAAAAGGTGAAGAAAAATCAGCAAAATTTGATATTGTCGTATTGAATGCAATGTTTGCTCTTTATACTGCGGATGTGGTGGATCATCCTGCGGAGGCGAAAGAAATGATTTTGGAAGCGATTAAGAGTGGGAAGGTTTATGAGTTTTATAAGGATTATGTGAAAATTACAAAATAA
- a CDS encoding phosphoribosylanthranilate isomerase, with amino-acid sequence MEKKENNMAIDDFTENTTKLKVCGIRSITEINELKTLDIDYFGCIFAESQRQVNSELATKITRIAHRHGKRTVGVFVNAMIENIIKIVEETDIDIVQLHGDELVEYCMELTQKLEKLYEKNCFRKRKNFPAKTKLWKVFGVTDQLPNITDYKPYIEYPLFDAKGENRGGNGIVFDWDILKKLEEYSFVLAGGLSIENIQKALEYKPAILDINSKVEVNNRKSKELVENVVNLVKKK; translated from the coding sequence TTGGAGAAAAAAGAAAATAATATGGCAATTGATGATTTCACAGAAAATACTACTAAACTAAAGGTTTGTGGAATTAGGAGCATTACTGAAATTAATGAATTGAAAACTTTGGATATTGACTATTTCGGATGTATTTTTGCAGAAAGTCAAAGGCAGGTGAATAGTGAACTAGCGACTAAAATTACACGGATTGCACACAGGCATGGGAAAAGAACGGTAGGAGTGTTTGTGAATGCGATGATTGAGAATATTATAAAAATTGTGGAAGAAACAGATATTGATATTGTGCAGCTACATGGAGATGAGTTAGTGGAATATTGTATGGAACTTACTCAAAAATTAGAAAAATTGTACGAAAAAAATTGTTTTAGAAAACGTAAAAATTTCCCTGCTAAAACGAAGCTTTGGAAAGTTTTTGGCGTGACTGATCAACTTCCAAATATTACTGACTACAAGCCATATATCGAATATCCTCTATTTGATGCAAAAGGAGAAAATCGTGGTGGAAATGGAATTGTCTTTGATTGGGATATTTTGAAAAAATTAGAGGAATATTCGTTTGTGCTAGCTGGAGGGTTGTCGATTGAGAATATTCAAAAAGCGCTTGAGTACAAGCCTGCCATTTTAGATATAAACAGCAAAGTTGAAGTTAATAATAGAAAAAGTAAAGAATTAGTTGAAAATGTTGTAAATTTGGTAAAAAAGAAATAA
- a CDS encoding indole-3-glycerol-phosphate synthase, with product MDILEKIKIKRDIQLVDELKSFKQPSLKKALDQKGIQIIGEIKRASPSKGKIAKDDFDLLKQAQSYVVKGVSAFSILTEKEYFKGENDFIKIVREKFPEMPILRKDFIYTPFQVAHAKFLGASAILLIVRMLDDKTLLELHELAQDLEMDVLVETHDEEEIRRALKIPNLEILGINNRNLNTFEVDIRTTEKLINEIPNDVLKNLTIVSESGFLSKEDVEYAEKLNVDGLLIGEALMKGLL from the coding sequence ATGGATATTTTAGAAAAAATAAAAATTAAAAGAGATATACAGCTTGTAGACGAATTAAAGTCTTTTAAACAGCCATCTTTAAAAAAGGCACTTGATCAAAAGGGAATTCAGATTATTGGGGAAATTAAGAGGGCTTCTCCATCGAAGGGAAAAATTGCAAAAGATGATTTTGATTTGTTAAAACAGGCACAAAGTTATGTGGTTAAAGGAGTTTCAGCTTTTTCGATATTGACGGAAAAGGAATATTTTAAAGGGGAGAATGATTTTATAAAAATTGTAAGGGAAAAATTTCCAGAAATGCCGATTTTGAGAAAGGATTTTATTTATACTCCGTTTCAAGTGGCTCATGCTAAATTTTTGGGGGCTTCGGCAATTTTGCTGATTGTGAGAATGCTAGACGATAAGACGCTTTTGGAACTTCATGAGCTGGCACAGGATTTAGAAATGGATGTTCTGGTGGAAACTCATGATGAAGAGGAAATAAGAAGGGCTTTGAAGATTCCGAATTTGGAGATTTTGGGGATAAATAACCGAAATTTGAATACTTTTGAAGTTGATATTAGAACTACGGAAAAACTGATAAATGAAATTCCAAATGATGTTTTGAAAAATTTGACTATTGTAAGTGAAAGTGGATTTTTGTCAAAAGAGGATGTGGAGTATGCAGAAAAATTGAATGTGGATGGACTGCTAATCGGAGAGGCACTTATGAAAGGGCTTCTTTAG
- the celB gene encoding PTS cellobiose transporter subunit IIC: protein MANIMDKFTQFLEEKLMPVAGKVANQRHLAAIKDGMVITLPFIIAGSVFLILGNLPIPALANFYKYNAVGQIIAKWLSYPVDVTFNLLGFIACIGISYKLAQHYKLDEISSTILGVLAFLLVTPFHNGIPLPSMGSGGLFVAIIMSLLAIEIVNFIVKKNIVIKMPDSVPPAVSKSFAALIPGFFVIMIALMIRILFEVSPFGNIHKVVEMVLTKPLTALGGSFFGMMGLSFITNLLWSAGIHGSNLVTGGIAKPVLDTLMDQNRIALSAGKPLPNIVTTQFFDIFHNMGGSGTTFSLAIMLLFLSKSKQLKEIGKLAIGPAFFNINEPILFGLPIVMNPILIIPFILAPLVTVMVTYLAMYSGLVAKVTGVALPWTTPPFISGFLATSHWTGAAIQVVNFFITAAIYYPFFKLWDDKKLQEENETENTN, encoded by the coding sequence ATGGCAAATATTATGGACAAATTTACACAATTTTTAGAAGAAAAATTAATGCCAGTTGCTGGAAAAGTGGCTAATCAAAGACATTTGGCAGCAATTAAAGATGGAATGGTTATTACATTACCTTTTATTATCGCAGGATCTGTATTTTTAATTTTAGGAAACTTGCCAATACCAGCGCTAGCTAATTTTTATAAATATAATGCAGTTGGGCAGATTATCGCAAAATGGCTATCTTATCCTGTTGACGTAACATTTAATTTATTAGGATTTATTGCCTGTATCGGTATTTCATATAAATTAGCTCAGCATTATAAATTAGATGAAATTTCCAGTACAATCTTAGGAGTTTTGGCATTTTTACTTGTAACTCCTTTTCATAATGGTATTCCACTGCCTAGTATGGGAAGTGGAGGATTATTCGTAGCTATAATAATGTCACTTTTGGCAATAGAAATTGTAAACTTTATTGTTAAAAAGAATATTGTTATTAAAATGCCTGATTCTGTACCTCCTGCAGTATCAAAATCATTTGCGGCATTAATTCCAGGTTTTTTTGTTATTATGATTGCATTGATGATAAGAATTTTATTTGAAGTTTCTCCATTTGGTAATATTCATAAAGTTGTTGAAATGGTCTTAACTAAACCTCTTACAGCATTAGGAGGATCTTTCTTTGGAATGATGGGACTTTCTTTTATAACTAATTTATTATGGTCTGCTGGAATACACGGTTCAAATCTAGTAACGGGAGGTATAGCAAAACCTGTATTAGATACGTTAATGGATCAGAACAGAATTGCGCTTAGTGCTGGAAAACCTCTTCCAAATATAGTTACAACTCAGTTTTTTGATATATTTCACAATATGGGAGGTTCTGGAACAACTTTCTCTCTTGCTATTATGCTGCTTTTCCTTTCTAAGAGTAAACAGCTTAAAGAAATTGGTAAATTAGCAATTGGTCCCGCTTTTTTCAATATTAATGAACCTATTTTATTTGGACTTCCAATAGTTATGAACCCTATTTTAATCATTCCGTTTATATTGGCTCCTTTAGTTACAGTAATGGTTACTTATCTAGCAATGTATTCAGGATTAGTTGCAAAAGTAACTGGAGTCGCTTTGCCTTGGACAACACCGCCTTTCATATCCGGCTTCCTTGCGACGAGCCATTGGACAGGGGCAGCAATACAGGTAGTAAACTTCTTCATAACAGCGGCTATTTACTATCCATTCTTTAAATTGTGGGATGATAAAAAACTGCAGGAAGAAAATGAAACGGAAAATACAAATTAA
- the trpB gene encoding tryptophan synthase subunit beta: MENKHFNEKAYFGQFGGQFVPETAMFALSELESEYEKLKNDKEFFEEFDNLLKNYVGRETPLYYAKNLSEYYNHDIYLKREDLNHTGAHKINNALGQVLLAKKMGKKKVIAETGAGQHGVATATAAALLGLECDVYMGAVDIERQKLNVFRMELLGARVISIEDGLKTLKEATTAAIQSWVAEIETVFYVIGSVVGPHPYPTIVRDFQSIIGYEAKAQLEELGKHADHVIACVGGGSNAIGIFSAFLEDNSTKLYGVEAGGYGIDTDMHAATLTLGKSGIIHGMKTYVLQNKYGQISPVHSISAGLDYPGVGPEHSHLFDTKRATYAPITDDEAMKALMLVTRKEGIIPAIESSHALAYLEKLCPALSKDKRETIVVNVSGRGDKDMHTVFSVLKDKETGGKNGIYELNGGLENE, encoded by the coding sequence ATGGAAAATAAACATTTTAATGAAAAGGCATATTTTGGGCAATTTGGTGGACAATTTGTACCTGAAACTGCGATGTTTGCTCTATCGGAACTGGAATCCGAATATGAAAAGCTAAAAAATGACAAGGAATTTTTTGAAGAATTTGATAATTTGCTAAAAAATTATGTTGGGCGTGAAACTCCACTCTATTATGCAAAAAATTTGAGCGAATATTACAACCACGATATTTACTTGAAAAGGGAAGACTTGAATCATACTGGTGCTCATAAAATTAATAATGCGCTTGGGCAAGTTTTACTTGCTAAAAAAATGGGAAAGAAAAAAGTTATTGCTGAAACTGGGGCTGGACAGCATGGCGTTGCTACTGCTACTGCCGCCGCTCTATTAGGTTTGGAGTGTGACGTTTATATGGGAGCTGTTGATATTGAACGACAAAAATTAAATGTTTTTAGAATGGAGCTTTTGGGAGCAAGAGTTATTTCTATTGAAGATGGGCTTAAAACCTTGAAGGAAGCGACAACTGCGGCTATTCAGTCTTGGGTTGCAGAGATAGAAACTGTGTTTTATGTAATCGGATCTGTTGTAGGGCCTCATCCATATCCGACTATCGTGCGTGATTTTCAGTCAATTATTGGTTACGAAGCAAAAGCACAGCTGGAGGAACTGGGAAAACATGCTGATCACGTGATTGCCTGTGTTGGTGGCGGAAGTAATGCTATTGGCATTTTTAGTGCATTTTTGGAAGATAACTCAACAAAACTTTATGGAGTCGAAGCTGGAGGATACGGAATTGACACAGATATGCACGCTGCCACATTAACACTTGGAAAATCTGGAATTATTCATGGGATGAAAACTTATGTTCTTCAAAACAAATATGGACAAATAAGCCCAGTTCACTCAATTTCAGCTGGACTTGACTATCCGGGAGTAGGTCCTGAACATTCACATTTATTTGATACAAAAAGAGCAACTTACGCACCAATTACTGATGATGAGGCAATGAAAGCGTTAATGCTTGTTACAAGAAAAGAAGGTATTATTCCAGCAATTGAGAGTTCTCATGCGTTAGCCTATCTTGAAAAATTATGTCCTGCACTTTCTAAAGACAAAAGAGAAACTATCGTCGTAAACGTTTCTGGACGTGGAGATAAAGATATGCACACTGTTTTTTCTGTGTTAAAAGATAAGGAAACTGGCGGAAAAAATGGAATTTATGAGTTAAATGGAGGTTTGGAAAATGAGTGA
- a CDS encoding anthranilate synthase component I family protein: MLTNKPTYYYSIIRKKFSNSYFAEDERQVIIGIDCEYFDSNEYSYDSLRKIYNSFVKQKRLSTFAGLFGTFTYESIHFFEKIEKIEKEQFKFPQFIFANAKAYLHYSKTSKEFSFYGDEEKYFNFLNDEISEKINDSDLFYDTKTDFEEEKLHYYEIIEKAKEYIKSGDIFQVVLSEQLKLTSNMDSLDFYEKLSKANPSPYMYHFPTKYGDIVGSSPEILVDISSDNIYIAPIAGTRPRGKDANEDAFLANDLLNDEKECAEHRMLVDLARNDIGKFAENGSVVVKNLMHIKNYEHVMHIVTDVYGKKRKDVSIFEVIAQALPAGTLSGSPKIRAMQIISELEKFKRNVYAGGIGFLRFNGDVQLAIIIRTAFFENKNYDLNEVDEIRNVFIQAGAGIVFDSVKEKEYEEIYHKRASVLNIFKKFCNEEKNKNENRKDVK; encoded by the coding sequence ATGTTAACAAATAAACCTACTTATTACTACTCTATTATCAGAAAAAAATTTAGCAATTCCTATTTTGCTGAAGATGAAAGGCAAGTTATTATTGGGATTGACTGTGAATATTTTGATTCTAATGAATACAGTTATGACTCATTAAGAAAAATATACAATTCGTTTGTAAAACAGAAAAGACTTTCCACTTTTGCAGGACTTTTTGGGACATTTACTTATGAGTCGATACATTTTTTTGAAAAAATTGAAAAAATTGAAAAAGAGCAATTTAAATTTCCACAGTTTATTTTTGCTAATGCAAAGGCATATTTACACTATTCAAAGACTAGCAAAGAATTTTCTTTTTATGGAGATGAAGAAAAATATTTTAATTTTTTAAATGATGAAATTTCTGAAAAAATTAATGATTCTGATTTATTTTATGATACAAAAACAGATTTTGAAGAGGAAAAATTACATTATTATGAAATTATTGAAAAAGCAAAGGAATATATTAAGTCTGGAGATATTTTTCAAGTTGTGCTAAGCGAGCAGTTAAAACTTACGTCAAATATGGATTCTCTTGATTTTTATGAAAAATTGTCAAAGGCAAATCCGAGTCCGTATATGTACCATTTTCCTACAAAATATGGGGACATTGTTGGATCAAGTCCTGAAATACTAGTTGATATTTCGTCTGATAATATTTATATTGCTCCTATCGCTGGAACTCGTCCGAGAGGAAAAGATGCCAACGAAGACGCATTTTTAGCAAACGATTTATTAAATGATGAAAAGGAATGTGCTGAACATAGGATGCTTGTTGACTTGGCTAGAAATGATATTGGAAAATTTGCAGAAAATGGCTCAGTTGTTGTAAAAAATCTTATGCATATTAAGAATTATGAACATGTAATGCACATCGTAACTGATGTTTACGGGAAAAAGCGAAAAGATGTGTCGATATTTGAAGTTATTGCTCAGGCTCTTCCAGCAGGAACGCTTTCTGGGTCGCCAAAAATTCGTGCTATGCAAATCATTTCAGAACTGGAAAAATTTAAAAGAAATGTTTATGCTGGTGGAATTGGATTTTTGAGATTTAATGGAGATGTTCAGCTTGCGATTATTATTCGTACTGCATTTTTTGAAAATAAAAATTACGACTTAAATGAAGTTGATGAGATTCGGAATGTATTTATTCAGGCTGGAGCAGGAATTGTCTTTGATTCTGTGAAAGAAAAGGAATATGAGGAAATTTACCATAAGAGGGCTTCTGTGCTAAACATTTTTAAAAAATTCTGTAATGAAGAAAAAAATAAAAATGAAAATAGAAAGGATGTAAAATAA
- the trpA gene encoding tryptophan synthase subunit alpha: MSEKRLDKKIIDIFREKEKVNIGYIVAGYPSVDFTKQFLQNLDNTALDMLEVGIPYSDPIADGKLISHASFLASEAGVTTDTIFDLLTEIKNDISKPLIFLIYYNLIFAYGIDEFIQKCCETNIKGIIIPDLPYEEAFEMSEKLKENNIALIPLVSVTSGSRIKKIISQGNGFIYAIGSLGVTGSKQVDLPRLESFINEIREVSDLPVSLGFGIKNNDNVNTMRKYADGVIVGTSIVEFLEKNDVNYLIQKINELFK; encoded by the coding sequence ATGAGTGAAAAAAGATTAGATAAGAAAATTATTGATATTTTTAGAGAAAAAGAAAAAGTAAACATTGGTTATATTGTCGCAGGATACCCAAGCGTTGATTTTACAAAACAATTTTTACAAAATTTAGATAATACGGCTCTTGATATGCTAGAAGTCGGTATTCCCTACTCTGATCCCATAGCTGACGGAAAATTGATTTCACATGCTTCATTTCTCGCTTCAGAAGCTGGAGTTACTACCGATACTATATTTGATTTACTAACAGAAATAAAAAACGATATTTCAAAACCTTTAATTTTTTTAATTTATTACAACTTAATATTTGCTTATGGAATTGACGAATTTATCCAAAAATGCTGTGAAACTAATATTAAAGGAATAATCATTCCAGACTTGCCTTACGAAGAAGCCTTTGAAATGTCAGAAAAATTAAAGGAAAACAATATCGCTCTTATCCCTCTTGTAAGCGTTACTTCTGGAAGCAGAATTAAAAAAATTATTTCTCAAGGCAATGGCTTTATTTACGCAATCGGATCTCTTGGGGTAACAGGTTCAAAACAAGTTGATTTACCACGTTTAGAATCTTTTATTAATGAAATAAGAGAAGTTTCAGACTTGCCAGTTTCATTAGGTTTTGGAATAAAAAATAACGATAACGTGAATACGATGAGAAAATATGCGGATGGAGTAATTGTTGGAACGAGTATTGTTGAATTTTTAGAGAAAAATGATGTAAATTATTTGATTCAGAAAATTAATGAACTTTTCAAATAA